Part of the Rhinolophus sinicus isolate RSC01 linkage group LG14, ASM3656204v1, whole genome shotgun sequence genome is shown below.
aaaaataatacaccCTACCATGATAGAGTTGTTAGAATAAATGAGAATTAAGTGTAAAGAACTTACTGCAGAGCTTGGAATCTGAGAGGCCCAGTGCTGCACTGGGAGGCAGAACAGCTAAATGGTTAAGATTCCAGATTTTACAGGCAAATTACCTAACTTCAAAGGGTCTGCTTCCTCAGTGGTAAAGCAAGAGCAATAATAGTAGCTACTTTGTGGGATTGTTAAGAGTTTGTACATGTAAAacagaacagtacctggcaccaAGAAAGCAGAGACATCCTACAAATTCTTTGAATGAATTTatcatttcaaaagtaaatatcAGGTGTATCCTAGCAATTCCGCTCCTGGGTATACGCCAAACAGAAACCAATGTTTCCATCCAACAAAAAGCATCTACAAGAatgtagtatattcatataaCTGCAATACTatgcaacaaaaatgaacaaattactgCCATGGATGAATCatataatgttgaacaaaagaaaacaattgaatTCATGTGAATCTATTTTATATGACGTTCAAAAATGGACGAAAGTTGTAATCTATGGTAATAGAGGTTAGAATAACGGTTACTGTGGCAGGATGGTATTGACTTTCTGGAGCCTTCTAAGGTGCtggaaattttctgtatcttgatACGGGTGTATTCATGTGTAAAATTAAGTGGTACATTTAAGATTTATAAATTTCACATTTGTAAATTACACATCAATaagcacaaattattttttttaatgaacaaatactGAAGTAATCATTGTGGGgggaaaatttgtattttgttggGCATCCCAATCCTTATGTTACAGATTAgtgtttattattgtttgttttattttaattacacatGAAGTGGCCACCATTATCTGTCAGTGCTTAAAGCTTCTAAAAAGTCTTAACCTGGTCATGAAAAACCATCACTAAATAGTAGATATTATTATgactatgtttttattataaacaaaaacactaaacTTGCCCTATAGACCTTGCACTTTGCAaagcttttccttatttttggcAACAGGAATAGTAATGATGTCAGCCCTCTCTTCAGACATCATTTCACTCATCCATCCAATACGTTTTATTGAACACCCAAGTATGCCAACACTGAGCTTGTCATAACACATCTAGAATGTAGTGAATACAATCTCTCTGCCTAGATCTCTTTCCACATGTTTAGTTCCTTCTAGTCATGCCAATCTCTGTGTAAATGTCCCCTACAGAgcaaagccttctctgaccagAGCCTCTCACCATGCCTGACCACTGTCACTAGATTATCAAGTTGCAAAGCTGACCAAAAACAAATCTATCAGTTCCATCTCTTTAACAGCGTTCTAATTGATTTCCTTCTCTCTAGCGCATCTCCTGCCCTCACTCACATTATTTCAGCAGACTACTACTGCCAAAGGTGAACTCCTCTCTGCTTCCACTCTTCCAATTTCTCTAATACATTCTTCACATACTAGCTAAAGTGATCATCTAATAGAAAATCTCACCATGTactctccccaggtgattttacCCCTCTTACCCACGTCCCCTCCCACCCATCCCCAATGATCTCAGTTGTCTTCAATAACTCCTACTTCAAATACACTTCTGAGGTGCTAAAAGTAGTAGACAAACGCTTTATGAGACATAGGatataacaccagcatgggccagggagctgtgtcctacacaactagactgagaaacaacaacttgacctggaggggggggggcgaggtggaagaaagggggggaatcaaatttttaaaaaaggacttggctcacatgattatagAGGCTGACAAGTCCCTAGTTCTGTAGGGTGAGTCAACAAGCTGGAACCCAGGAAAGCTGATGCTGTAGTTCCAGTCCgaaggctggcaggctggagacccaggaagagccaatgtttcagttcaagtctgaaggcaggaaaaaagccAATGTCTCAATGCAAAGTCAAACAGGCAGGAAAGAACTCTCTTGGGGATGGTCAGCCCTTTTGTCCCATTGAGGCCTTCAACtggttggatgaggcccacccacattagggagagcaatctgctttacacAGTCTGGCACTTAAATGTTAATATCAcccaaaacaccctcacagaaacacccagcaTAATGTTTCACCAAAATCTGGGCACCCTGTAGCCCagccaagttgatacataaaattaaccatcacaggtaGGTAGAGAGGTAGAGGTAAATGGGCTTTATCTCTGACACTcaaacagttcagaaaaaaaagagagggagagtgcaagtgtggtaaaatgttaacatctggGTATCAGGGTGAAAAATATACTACTGTAAACCCCTTGAGGACAGGGTCTGCTTTATTCCTCAGCCTGCAGGCCTGGCCTGGCGCACAACAATGATATTCAATACATGGAACAGACTTCCATTTTCTTGTATGTAAAATGAAGGAGTTGGGCTAGATGACCTACAAGATTTCATTGGCAGTAAACTGTATCGAATAATCCCAATACCAACTGCGCAAGGATTCtcggtttttgtttgtgtgtctgCGTGGTTTTCTTGCTTGGTGCATTTCTCTGCTTCCGAAAGCGACCTCACGAATCGGGAGACTTGGAGACTACAATTCCCGTGAGCCCTCAGGGCACCACGTACGCCTGTCCAGTCTGCTGTCGCGTAGAAAGGACTCCATTTCCCAGCGTGCCTCAGGACGCCAGAACAGCATTTCGCCGAGAACGTCAGGAATCGCGTCCCTGAGCGGGAACTGCGGTAGCCAAGGCTGAGCCGAAGGTAGAAAAGGGCCATCCTGGGGTTCAGAGGGGACGTTGGCCCAACCAAGTGCCCGGAGTTGCGCATACCTCCTTTTGCAACCTCCAGTGCATTTTGTGGTAGTCCCCTTAATGAACATGCCTCGCGCGCGGGCCCTTTGTAATCCCTAGTCACCCGTCCGCTGCCGGCGGCTGGAGGCCAAATTTCCCCAACGTCACACAGGAAAGGGGCGGGGTCTCGGGTCTGGCTGACTGGCGTCTAGTCTCGCTCCCTGCGGCAGCCGAGTGTGGCTGTTGGCGGGTTGGGGTgcgggtggaggtgggagggctgTGAGGTTGTGCTCTCAGCAGGCAGGAGGCCCTGGCCCTCACTGCTTTGGGCCTTGTCTCTGCAGTAGCCGATGCCGAGTGGACAGCTGGTCAGGCGCCTGTTCTCCATGGCCGGCCGCGTCTGTCTGTCCCGGGGCAGCGCGGGATCGGGGACCAGCGGTCCTGTTGAGGCCGCCATTCGCATGAAGTTGGAGCAAGCTCTGAACCCCGAGGTGCTGGAGCTGCGTAACGAGAGTGGAGGCCACGCGGTCCCACCAGGCAGCGAGACGCATTTCCGTGTGGCGGTGGTGAGCTCTCGCTTCGAGGGTCTGAGCCCCCTGCAGCGGCACCGGCTGGTCCACGCTGCGCTGTCGGAAGAGCTAGCCGGGCCCGTCCACGCGCTGGCCATACAGGCGCGGACCCCTGCCCAATGGAGGGAGAACCCTCAACTGGACGCGAGCCCCCCCTGCCTAGGTGGGAGCAAGAAAACTCGAGGAACCCCCTGAACCcaaaagaaaagagcaagagCCGGGATCTGAATGGGTTGGATGAGAGTAAACTACTGGGGCCTTCTTCCCTTCCTTACAGTCGGGTATTGGTAAGGGATGAGGACCGGGGCCCCATTCAACCtgcacatacatttatttctctggagatagcaactcatttcagatcaaagcTAACCCAAGGAAAGTGAATCACTCCTGCTCTTGCCCTGCACTATTCAGGAGAAGCTGTCCAGTCGTTTCATGTTAAATTGTGACTAAGGACCACCAGATCTGATGAGCTGGAAATAATCCtgtacactaaaaaataaattatcatttgAGGTGCATCGCTGTGTTATTCATGACCTGTTGAATCAGTGCCACAGACGTTCGTGGGAGAAGAAAGATACCAGTAGCCTGGGGTAGTCAAGAAGGGCTTCATGGGGGGAGTGACCTAGTTGGATCTTTAAAGGAAAGCACAGAATTaaaccagaaagaagaaaggtgTTGTAGGCAAGAAGAGACCTCACAAAAACATAGAAACTAGACTGGGCAAGACAG
Proteins encoded:
- the BOLA1 gene encoding bolA-like protein 1; amino-acid sequence: MPSGQLVRRLFSMAGRVCLSRGSAGSGTSGPVEAAIRMKLEQALNPEVLELRNESGGHAVPPGSETHFRVAVVSSRFEGLSPLQRHRLVHAALSEELAGPVHALAIQARTPAQWRENPQLDASPPCLGGSKKTRGTP